CAACTTCCGGCAAAAGCTTTTCGTGCCCGGTAACAGCGGTCCGTTCGGCGTGCTCGATGTCGCGGGGCCTTTGAAGATTCGCGCCACCGCAGCGAATTTTCCGATCCTGCCTGGCCCCAAAACGCCAATCTCTTCGCCGTTTTTGCTTTACCAGACCGAACACGCGGGCAAGGCCTACCAAAATCCCATCCTGCGCATCGAGAGTGGGTCGCGCTTTACGGCCAGCCTGGACAATGCGCTGCCGGAGCCGACCATCATCCACTGGCACGGCCTGCACACGCCCGCTGCCATGGACGGTCATCCGGTCAACACCATCGCCCCGGGTGGCCGCTACGACTACGACTTCACGGTGCGAAATCGCGGCGGCACGTACTGGTACCACACGCATGCGCACGGGTTGACCGCGAAGCAGGCTTATAACGGTCTGGCGAGCTTTTTCCTGGTGGACGACGACGACCAGCGCCGCCTGGCCAAGGCACTGGATCTGCGACTGGGCGTGACTGATCTGCCCCTGGTGATCCAGGACAAGCAGTTCGACGCGCAAGGCAAGCTGCGCTACCAGCCCAACGCCCAGGAGTCGATGATGGGCTGGCTGGGCGACGTGGTGCTCGCCAACCTGACGCCCAATGCCGTACAGACTGTCACCCCGCGCACCTACCGCCTTCGGCTCCTCAATGGGTCCAATGCACGCATCTACCGGCTTGCCTTCGTCACCGGCAAAAAACGACTCAATTTCACCGTCATCGGCACCGACGGCGGCCTGATCGAGCGGCCCGAATCGGTGACCGAAGCCTTTCTCGCACCGGGGGAGCGTCTCGATGTCCTGTTCGATGCCGGCCAAGCGCAGATCGGCACGGACATCTTTCTCAAAAGCCTGGCATTCGATCCCATGGAAAACGAAGGACCCGCCATGCCCGGCATGGCGGGAATGGCGGGAATGGAGCATGGCGCCGGGCATGGAGCGCCTGGCGTAGCCTCGTCACGGCTAACGCTGGGTGTCGAGTTCAATGTGCTCAAGCTCTCGGTCACGGCTGGGGAACGTATCGTTGCCAAGCTGCCAGCCACGCTGTCCAAGGTTAGCGCCATTCCCCTCCAAGGCGCCACACAGCGCAAGATTGAACTGTCGCTCGAAAACATGCGCTTTCTCATCAATGGGCGCACTTTTGTCATGGACGAGATCGCGTTTGATGTGAAGCGTGGCGCGGTGGAGGTCTGGAGCATCAGCAACCCGACTCTAGGCATGCCGCACCCGATGCACATTCACGGTTTTTCGTTTCAGGTGCTGGAGCGGCTGGGCAGCCCGGCCCAGGTGTCATCTTCGGCGCGTTTTGGCAAGGGGCGCACGGCGGGCGATCTGGGCTGGAAGGACACCGTGCTGGTATGGCCGGGCGAGACGGTGCGTATTGCCATCGACTTCACCCATGATTTTCCCGGCGATCAGACCTATCTGCTCCATTGCCACAACCTCGAACACGAGGACGCCGGAATGATGATCAACTTTCGCGTGCAAGGCTGAAAGCGGCTTGATGCGCAGGCTGTAGGCCGTTCAATCCAGGAGATTTTCAAATGAACCACGATCATTCCCAGCATGACTCCGGGCCGAAGCCCTTCTGGGGCTCGCGCTATTCGATCGGCCTGATCGTCTTCGGCGCGATTGCCGCGTATTTCCTGCTCAGCGAGCACCGCGCGCACTTTTTTGGCGCACTGCCGTTCCTGCTCCTGTTGGCCTGCCCGCTGATGCACATCTTCATGCACCACGGACATGGCGGCCAGGGTCACAACCACGATGGCCGGCAGCACCCGGAAACGTCCACACCGCCGCAGCCACCCAAGATTGGAGAATAGTGATGAACCATGACACCCCCGCCTACGGACTTTGGATGCTCGTCGTCATCAATTCGGCTATTTTCATCATGTTTGCCTACAGTTTTTTCAAACCGGCAACGGCGCGGGACTGGCGGACCTTTGGATCTTTTGCCGCTTTTGTCGTGGCCTTGTTCGTCGAGATGTATGGTTTTCCTTTGACCATCTACCTGCTTTCAGGATGGCTGCAGACCAGGTATCCGGGCCTGGATCTGCTCTCACACGATACCGGTCACCTGTGGTCGACTTTGCTGGGTGAAAAAGGTGATCCGCACTTTGGTGTCCTGCATCTTGCCAGCTACCTCTTTCTGCTCGGAGGTTTTATCCTGCTGTCCAGCGCCTGGAATGTGCTGTACCACGCACAGCGGCAGCATACGCTGGCGACCACCGGGCCTTATGCCGTGATTCGCCATCCCCAGTACGTGGGGTTTGTTTTGATCCTGCTTGGTTTTTTGTTGCAGTGGCCGACGCTGCTGACTCTGGTCATGTTCCCCGTCCTGCTGGTGATGTATGGGCGCCTGGCGCTGACAGAAGAGGCCGAGATGCGCGCGCAATTTGGCGAAGCGTTCGAGCGTTACGCCCAGCGCACGCCCCGGTTTATCCCTCGCATGGGCAAGGCCGAGCCGACAGCTGACTCGGTGTCCAAAAGATGACCTGGGTTTTTCCGGCGATTTTCATTTAATTTTTTTAGGAGTTTGATATATGAACACGATTGATTTGCAAGTCGAGGGCATGAGCTGCGGCTCATGCGTCAAGCACGTCACGCAGGCGTTGCAGTCGCTGCCGGGTGTCGGCGGTGTGGAGGTCGATCTTGCGTCTGGCCGTGTCCGGGTGAGCGGTGAGCTGGCGCCAGGCGGCGATTCCCTCATGACGGCTTTGACGGCCGCGGGTTACCCCGCGAAGCTGGCCACAGACGCTTTAACTTCTTCTCCGGCCTCGCCGCCGAAAGCCTCGGGCTGCCACAGCGGCAGCACGGGGGGTTGCGGTTGCCGCTGACAGCGATGAAACCTGATTAACTGGAGGAATAAGAATGTTTCAAGACTACGGTTACTACATGGTTGGCATGCACGCCTTCTGGTGGATTTTCTGGATCATCCTGGTTGTGTCGATCCTGTTCAGTGGCAGGGGCAGGTCGGAGCGTCGCCACGACCGCGGGCGAGAGACACCGCATGAAGTATTGCGTCGCCGTCTGGCCAATGGGGAGATCAAGCCCGAAGAGTATGAGCAGCACAAGGCATTGCTTGATCAAGACACCGTACCAAAGTGACACCTCAACTTGAACCTGTTTCCCCCACGGAATAAACCATGCCAGCAACCAACTCTATTGACCTCGAGCGCTTTCCGTGGATGACCTCCACCACGCCCTTGCTCTTTGGCGTTGTACCAAACGCCTGACCACGGACTCTTCACTCAAGGAGAAACCAATATGCAATCCATGACTTTCGACATTCACGGCATGACCTGCGGCGGTTGTGTCGGCGGGGTGCAGCGCACGCTACAGAAAATTGATGGCGTGAGCGACATTCAAGTGTCATTGCACTCCGAGAAAACCATCCTGAAGGTGGATCCGTTGCATGTCAGCGCCTTGCAGATTGAGGTCACCATCGCGAAGCTAGGCTACCAAGCCAATTTTCGCCCCTCTGCAATTGATGGGCAGGTGGCATCATGAGCAAGAAAGGCCATAAAAAATCCGAAGAACGGACAGGGGAAGCTGCCGGAAGTGCCACCAAGGCGAACACTCCTGAGCTGGGAACTCATTCCATTTCGCTCGAAGATTATGAAGCGCAACTGCACCTGTTGCAGGTGGAGCTGGTCAAGCTGCAGCGGCACTTTATCGGTTGCGGCGACAAGATTCTGGTGCTGCTGGAAGGGCGTGACGCAGCCGGAAAGGATGGCAGCATCAAGCGCATTGTCGAGTACCTGAGCCCGCGTGAAACGCGCGTCGTGGCTCTTGGCAAGCCCTCGGATCGGGATCGTGGCGCATGGTACTTTCAACGCTACGTAGCCCACCTGCCGACAGCCGAGGAATTCGTTCTCTTGAACCGCAGCTGGTATAACCGCGCGGGTGTCGAGCATGTGATGGGGTTTTGTACCAAGGAACAACATGAAGAGTTCATGCAATCGGTTCCGAAGTTCGAGGAGATGCTGGTCAACTCGGGCATCAAGCTGCTGAAGTATTACCTCGACGTCAGCAAGACCGAGCAGGTACGGCGACTCGAAGAACGCAAGCGCGACCCGCTCAAGCAGTGGAAGACCAGTCCGATCGACGCCGTTGCTGTCAAGCACTGGAAGGCGTACTCCGAGGCCCGCGATGCGATGCTGCTGCGAACGCACACCGCAGTCGCGCCGTGGCGCATCGTGCGGGCGGGCAACAAGCGCCTGGCGCGCCTGAACCTGATGCGCGACATCCTGTCCCGGCGGAATTGCGCCGGCAAGAAAAGCAAGATTGTCCAGTCCGATACGGGCATTGCGTTTGAGTTCACGCCGGACTGCATTGACGCCAGGTGGCTAGCGCGCTGAATCCCATCTTTCAAGGAAAACACATGAAAACAAGCACCGTCGAAGTCGGAAGACTGGTCTCCACCCTTAGCGCGGCGGGCGTCGAGCGGCAGCTCTCGACGCTTGCGGGCGTCCACCATGTGGACGTGAACTACGTGGCTGGAAGCGCTACCGTGCACTACGACGAAACGCAGACCTCACTGCAGGCAATCGGGCAGCGCATCATCGATTGCGGCTATCACTGCCGCGGTGAACTCGTTCCCGCCCATGTCTGCGGTCCGGTGCATTACAAGATGACTGGGGATGCTCACGCCGGCCACACGGCAAATGGGGATCACGCGGCGCACGGCGGCCAAGGCGCAGTGGTCAAGACTGTGGCACCGGGGCACGATGCCCCAGCGGGTCACGGCGAACACAGCGCGCATGAGGGTCACGGTGCCTCGTCCGCAAAGGCAACGAGCGACATGATGCATGACATGGGCCATGGAGAGGGCATGTCGATGCAGGACATGGCCAACGACATGCGCAACCGCTTCTTTGTAGCCCTACTGTTCGCCATTCCGGTGTTTCTGTACTCGCCGATGGGAAGCATGTTCGGCGACTTCGCGCCCCCCTTTGGCCTGGATCGCAAGTTGTTCCTCTTCATCGTTGCAACCGGTGCCATCGCCTATCCCGGTTGGCCTTTCTTCACCGCCGCCTGGCGCGCTGCCCGCAACAAGGTGGCCAACATGGCAACCCTGGTGGTTCTCTCGGTCGGCACAGGCTACGTCTTCAGCGTGGGCGCTACCTTTTTCTACGAGGGCGAGGTGTTTTATGAAGCGGTAGCCGTGCTGCTGGTCTTTATCCTGCTCGGGCATTGGCTGGAGATGCGCGCGCGTGCAGGTGCCTCGGACGCGATTCGCGCCTTGATGGACCTGGCCCCGCCGCTGGCCACTGTGCTGCGCGGCGGCGTCGAAACCAAGGTACCGACCGCCGAGGTGTTGGCCGGAGAAACGGTGATCATCAAGCCGGGTGACAAGATTCCAGTAGACGGCGAGATCCTTGAGGGCGGCTCGCAGGTCGATGAATCCATGTTGACCGGCGAATCAATGCCAGTGAAGAAAGTTGTCGGAGATTCCGTTATTGGCGCCACGATCAACAAGAGCGGCAGCTTTCGCTACAAGGCCACCAAGGTTGGAGCCGACACGGCGCTGGCCCAAATCGTTAAGTTGGTCCAGGAAGCTCAGAACTCCAAGGCGCCGGGGCAGTTGCTGGCCGACCAAGCCTCGCAATGGCTGGTTCTGGCCGCCATTGCCATCGGTCTGATCACTTTCGGCGTCTGGTTTTGGGTCATGGGCCAGCCGCTGCTGTTCGCGCTGACGCTGACAATCACGGTTTTTGTGATCGCCTGTCCTGACGCGCTCGGACTGGCCACGCCGATGGCGATCATGGTTGGCACCGGACTCGGGGCGATGAACGGCATCCTGTTCAAAAACGCCGCCGCGCTGGAGAACGCCACCAAACTCACGGTCATCGTGTTCGACAAGACCGGCACGCTGACGCTCGGGCAGCCCGATGTCGTCGAGATGGTCGCCGCACCAGGCGTCAGCGAAGGAGAGTTGCTGGCAACCGCGGCTGCCGTCGAGAAGTTTTCTGAACACCCGCTGGCTTTGGCGGTGCTCAAACGGGCGGGCACTACGCCGACCGAGATCGCGTCTGGTTTCACCAACATTGACGGGCAGGGTGCCCACGCCACAATCAGCGGCGAAGTGGTGTTGCTCGGCAACCTCAAGCTGATGCAGTCCGAAAGCGTCGCAATGGAGGCTCTTGCCGCCGAGTCCGCCAGGCTTCAAGGCGGTGGCCGCACCGTGGTTCACGTCGCTCGGGGAGGCAAGCTCATTGGCCTGATCGCCATTGCCGACGCCGTGCGGCCAACCTCCATGGCGACAATTGCCAAGCTGCAGGAGCGCGGAGTCAAGGTTGCGATGATTACGGGCGATAACCAGGCCACGGCCGAGCGTATCGGCAAGGAACTGGGCATTGACATTGTGCTTGCCGATGTGCTGCCAGGCCAGAAGGCTTTCAAGATCAAGGAGTTGCAAGACCAGGGCCATAAAGTCGGCATGGTCGGCGACGGCATCAACGACGCGCCGGCGCTGACCCAGGCCGATGTAGGCTTTGCGATCGGCGCGGGCACCGATGTCGCGATGGAAAGCGCGCAGGTCATTCTGATGAAAAGCGACCCGTACGACGTGGTCGGGGCGATCGAGCTGTCTCGCGCTACCCTGCGCAAGATGCACCAGAACTTGTGGTGGGCAGTTGGCTACAACGTGATCGCTTTTCCGCTGGCAGCCGGCGTCTTCTATCCCTTCACGCTGTCGCCCGAGGTCGCAGCGTTGTCGATGTCAGGCAGCTCGGCCGTCGTGGCGATCAATGCGCTGATGCTCAAGCGCACCAAGCTGGCCGGCATCAAAAGTGCACGGCTGCAAAGCGTGCCGAGTGTCAGTGCGCAGGTTTCCTCGGGAGCGGCGACATGAGCGAGCAGATCTGCCCCACTCGCCTGGCCTTACCTGATGGGAATCATGCAGGGGAGCACACCGACAGCACTGCGATCCAGCCACAAGCTATTTGCCCACAGTGGGTGCATTGCATCAGGGACATTCTCCAGGAACTAGTGCAGCGAGTTCATGTGCAGGCTGCGACGTGCATTCACCGGGCAGCCACCCGCACTGCACTGAGTGAACGGACGCCAAAATCGAATTGTGGCGAACCCGGTGCGCACGTCGATAGGGGATCAGAGGTAAAAAAATGACAAGGATGAGGCAATGACACTCAAAGGTAAAAATGGGCTTGTAGTAGGAATCGCCAATTCGCATTCAATTGCGTGGGGTTGCGCTCAGGCGTTTCATCAGGCTGGCGCCTCGCTTGCGGTTACCTACCTCAATGAAAAGGCGCTTCCGTTTGTGCAACCTCTCGCAGAGCAGCTTGACGCGGCACTGATCCTTCCCCTGGATGTACGTGATGACGCGCAATTGGAAGCTGTTTTTGTCGCTATTGATCAGAAGTGGGGAAAACTCGATTTCCTGCTTCATGCAGTCGCCTATGCGCCTAAAAGCGATATGGAAGGTCGTATGGCAGACACATCGAGGCAAGGTTTTCTTGAGGCGATGAACATTTCCTGTTACTCCTTCGTCCGCATGGCTCATCTGGCCGAACCGCTTATGCAAAACGGGGGATGCTTGCTGACCACGACCTACTATGGCAGCGAAAAAGTCATTTCACATTACAACGTGATGGGGCCGGTTAAGGCCGCGCTCGAAAGTACAGTTCGGTATCTCGCCGCCGACCTGGGCCCGCGCCACATTCGCGTCAATGCTCTCTCGCCGGGGCCGATCGTCACCCGTGCGGCAAGTGGCATTGCGCACTTCGATGAGCTGGTGCAACTCGCACGCGAAAAATCCCCGGCGCACGAGGCGGTCTGCATCGATTGCGTCGGCGCTTACGCTAGCTTCCTCGTGAGCGACGGCGCTCGCCTGGTAACGGGCAGCATCGCTTATGTCGATGCGGGCTTCAATGTCATGGGGTCCTAAATGCGCATCCTCGTTATCAACGCCGGCAGTTCCAGCGTCAAGTTCAGCGTTTTCGACATGGACACGCAGACAACGCGTTTCAAGCATGAGATCGAGATTGGGACGATAGGATTTAAAGCAACACTTGCGCAAATTCCAGTGGCTTTGGTTGAAGCAGGCGAGACACGCATCGATGCCATAGGACATCGCGTTGCCCATGGCGGCGAGCACTTTCGTGATGCAACGCTCGTTGACGATGACGTGATAGCTGCGATTGAAGTCCTCGCTCCTCTGGCGCCGCTGCACAACCCGCCTGCATTGTATGGAATTGAAACCGGACGCATCTACTGGCCTAATGCCCCGCAAATCGCGGTGTTCGATACCGCCTTTCACGCCAGCATCCCTGCGTGTGCTCATACTTATGCCGTGCCGCAGGCGTGGCGAAAAGCGGGTCTGCGCCGCTACGGCTTTCATGGCACTTCTCACAAGTATGTCATGGAGCGCGTCGCACAGGAACTCAAGGCTTCAACGCGCGACCTGCGCATCATCAGCTGCCATCTCGGCAATGGTGCCAGCGTCTGCGCGATCGATCGTGGTGTTTCTGTCGACACGTCGATGGGCGTGACGGCACTCGAAGGCCTGGTCATGGGCTCGCGCTCGGGTGATGTCGATCCCGGCATCTTCGGATATTTGCAACGCTCCTTGGCGCTTTCGATCGACGAAATCGAAAACGCGCTCTACCACGAGAGCGGACTGACGGCGCTGTCAGGGCTGGGCAATGACATGCGACGCATCGAAACTGCGGCAGCCGAGGCCGACCCGCAGGCCCAGCTCGCACTCAACGTGTTCGCGTACCGGGCGCGCAAATACATTG
This genomic stretch from Polaromonas naphthalenivorans CJ2 harbors:
- a CDS encoding SHOCT domain-containing protein: MFQDYGYYMVGMHAFWWIFWIILVVSILFSGRGRSERRHDRGRETPHEVLRRRLANGEIKPEEYEQHKALLDQDTVPK
- a CDS encoding methyltransferase family protein, producing the protein MNHDTPAYGLWMLVVINSAIFIMFAYSFFKPATARDWRTFGSFAAFVVALFVEMYGFPLTIYLLSGWLQTRYPGLDLLSHDTGHLWSTLLGEKGDPHFGVLHLASYLFLLGGFILLSSAWNVLYHAQRQHTLATTGPYAVIRHPQYVGFVLILLGFLLQWPTLLTLVMFPVLLVMYGRLALTEEAEMRAQFGEAFERYAQRTPRFIPRMGKAEPTADSVSKR
- a CDS encoding heavy-metal-associated domain-containing protein, with amino-acid sequence MQSMTFDIHGMTCGGCVGGVQRTLQKIDGVSDIQVSLHSEKTILKVDPLHVSALQIEVTIAKLGYQANFRPSAIDGQVAS
- the fabI gene encoding enoyl-ACP reductase FabI, whose product is MTLKGKNGLVVGIANSHSIAWGCAQAFHQAGASLAVTYLNEKALPFVQPLAEQLDAALILPLDVRDDAQLEAVFVAIDQKWGKLDFLLHAVAYAPKSDMEGRMADTSRQGFLEAMNISCYSFVRMAHLAEPLMQNGGCLLTTTYYGSEKVISHYNVMGPVKAALESTVRYLAADLGPRHIRVNALSPGPIVTRAASGIAHFDELVQLAREKSPAHEAVCIDCVGAYASFLVSDGARLVTGSIAYVDAGFNVMGS
- a CDS encoding multicopper oxidase family protein codes for the protein MLKRRQLFQLAGVAAWMYSGAGHSQEVASVPFRHYPLDPVDTANFRQKLFVPGNSGPFGVLDVAGPLKIRATAANFPILPGPKTPISSPFLLYQTEHAGKAYQNPILRIESGSRFTASLDNALPEPTIIHWHGLHTPAAMDGHPVNTIAPGGRYDYDFTVRNRGGTYWYHTHAHGLTAKQAYNGLASFFLVDDDDQRRLAKALDLRLGVTDLPLVIQDKQFDAQGKLRYQPNAQESMMGWLGDVVLANLTPNAVQTVTPRTYRLRLLNGSNARIYRLAFVTGKKRLNFTVIGTDGGLIERPESVTEAFLAPGERLDVLFDAGQAQIGTDIFLKSLAFDPMENEGPAMPGMAGMAGMEHGAGHGAPGVASSRLTLGVEFNVLKLSVTAGERIVAKLPATLSKVSAIPLQGATQRKIELSLENMRFLINGRTFVMDEIAFDVKRGAVEVWSISNPTLGMPHPMHIHGFSFQVLERLGSPAQVSSSARFGKGRTAGDLGWKDTVLVWPGETVRIAIDFTHDFPGDQTYLLHCHNLEHEDAGMMINFRVQG
- a CDS encoding heavy metal translocating P-type ATPase, translating into MKTSTVEVGRLVSTLSAAGVERQLSTLAGVHHVDVNYVAGSATVHYDETQTSLQAIGQRIIDCGYHCRGELVPAHVCGPVHYKMTGDAHAGHTANGDHAAHGGQGAVVKTVAPGHDAPAGHGEHSAHEGHGASSAKATSDMMHDMGHGEGMSMQDMANDMRNRFFVALLFAIPVFLYSPMGSMFGDFAPPFGLDRKLFLFIVATGAIAYPGWPFFTAAWRAARNKVANMATLVVLSVGTGYVFSVGATFFYEGEVFYEAVAVLLVFILLGHWLEMRARAGASDAIRALMDLAPPLATVLRGGVETKVPTAEVLAGETVIIKPGDKIPVDGEILEGGSQVDESMLTGESMPVKKVVGDSVIGATINKSGSFRYKATKVGADTALAQIVKLVQEAQNSKAPGQLLADQASQWLVLAAIAIGLITFGVWFWVMGQPLLFALTLTITVFVIACPDALGLATPMAIMVGTGLGAMNGILFKNAAALENATKLTVIVFDKTGTLTLGQPDVVEMVAAPGVSEGELLATAAAVEKFSEHPLALAVLKRAGTTPTEIASGFTNIDGQGAHATISGEVVLLGNLKLMQSESVAMEALAAESARLQGGGRTVVHVARGGKLIGLIAIADAVRPTSMATIAKLQERGVKVAMITGDNQATAERIGKELGIDIVLADVLPGQKAFKIKELQDQGHKVGMVGDGINDAPALTQADVGFAIGAGTDVAMESAQVILMKSDPYDVVGAIELSRATLRKMHQNLWWAVGYNVIAFPLAAGVFYPFTLSPEVAALSMSGSSAVVAINALMLKRTKLAGIKSARLQSVPSVSAQVSSGAAT
- a CDS encoding DUF2933 domain-containing protein, yielding MNHDHSQHDSGPKPFWGSRYSIGLIVFGAIAAYFLLSEHRAHFFGALPFLLLLACPLMHIFMHHGHGGQGHNHDGRQHPETSTPPQPPKIGE
- a CDS encoding heavy-metal-associated domain-containing protein is translated as MNTIDLQVEGMSCGSCVKHVTQALQSLPGVGGVEVDLASGRVRVSGELAPGGDSLMTALTAAGYPAKLATDALTSSPASPPKASGCHSGSTGGCGCR
- the ppk2 gene encoding polyphosphate kinase 2, with translation MSKKGHKKSEERTGEAAGSATKANTPELGTHSISLEDYEAQLHLLQVELVKLQRHFIGCGDKILVLLEGRDAAGKDGSIKRIVEYLSPRETRVVALGKPSDRDRGAWYFQRYVAHLPTAEEFVLLNRSWYNRAGVEHVMGFCTKEQHEEFMQSVPKFEEMLVNSGIKLLKYYLDVSKTEQVRRLEERKRDPLKQWKTSPIDAVAVKHWKAYSEARDAMLLRTHTAVAPWRIVRAGNKRLARLNLMRDILSRRNCAGKKSKIVQSDTGIAFEFTPDCIDARWLAR